Proteins encoded together in one Porites lutea chromosome 2, jaPorLute2.1, whole genome shotgun sequence window:
- the LOC140927638 gene encoding uncharacterized protein produces MAVILLIFIATSLFLVSVAANEQNCRKLNCKVLPVGENLESEFRLKASEKGVRVVYLNLKIGNNSYNPLDFPDEFLPDRWVWARSNNEPMLSLPFDFDILSLGLLNYQVGSMTVSLRDEPSGCLAGLNSTCQNMAVGRALLDNVTSESRGKTGVVCIAMIDIDSINYHCCGPDVSSIHCDLSTVGSRWLQAIKAFLYCLSSVVFLYCPALLLLLPDSIFNLQNEHDKEDVFENQLENELPNQEQTGSDDSGIRDGYERIQNEEENRLSCNTEEIPVDDPSPVTCSTFLLGCVQFLPDLKMSFNLKLAVLMFFIFPFSFYFQLALFFALKPKYINERLKQPISKSPEFSALSLGMMSPSTVLVFTVLILPCWTTVLLLKPKDLFLTHCRLCNRVYLHSVSIGNETLYHLKLFPEEGYILLLVYRYLYKRGLKKLACYSKKNYRGSRMRRALFSLWLIFPILFTLFLGLVWGVICLLLLLVSVIFLAFKLSPAMTLPHCISMKILTKISSVRDRISGMSFILCRFLFILLFIYLLFVATFLLYGVMTLCTFFAGILGFTTMGLALNAEIVTPYVSFLVVVTTNVYFCYANLQRNYMEVKEFILKYRQQELDSNSGADQSTIPTNLFWSVSDEVLPVKTEICLMLRDIAVILTFLFLTISSIIFFRNEYEISTLVSTIAVFISGAIPSLFLKGLTRGKNFSGWRRVLLERKIKAAVRKYVREGSRVGINRETTVEGSSFQNDSYILV; encoded by the coding sequence ATGGCCGTGATTCTTCTCATTTTTATTGCAACTTCATTGTTTCTTGTATCAGTGGCTGCAAATGAACAGAACTGCAGAAAACTTAACTGTAAAGTATTACCAGTTGGAGAAAATCTTGAATCAGAATTTCGACTGAAGGCTTCTGAGAAAGGTGTGAGAgtagtttacttgaatttaaaAATCGGTAACAACAGCTACAACCCACTGGACTTTCCAGACGAGTTTCTTCCCGACAGATGGGTGTGGGCTCGGTCAAATAATGAGCCCATGCTGTCTTTGCCGTTCGATTTCGATATTTTATCCCTTGGACTTCTGAATTATCAAGTTGGAAGCATGACAGTGTCACTGAGAGATGAACCGAGTGGATGCCTTGCGGGATTAAACTCAACATGCCAGAACATGGCCGTGGGAAGAGCACTGTTGGATAATGTAACAAGTGAAAGCCGCGGCAAGACAGGGGTGGTCTGTATTGCAATGATAGACATTGATTCGATAAACTATCATTGCTGCGGTCCTGATGTCTCAAGTATTCACTGTGATCTTTCTACAGTGGGCAGCAGATGGTTGCAAGCGATAAAAGCCTTTCTGTATTGTTTGTCTTCTGTTGTGTTTTTGTATTGCCCGGCACTTCTTCTGCTATTGCCTGACAGTATTTTTAATCTTCAGAATGAACATGACAAGGAAGATGTCTTTGAAAACCAACTGGAAAACGAATTACCTAACCAAGAACAAACCGGGTCAGATGATTCTGGCATAAGAGATGGATATGAGAGAATTCAAAACGAGGAAGAGAACAGACTGTCATGCAACACCGAGGAAATTCCTGTAGATGACCCGAGTCCGGTTACTTGTTCAACGTTTTTACTCGGATGTGTGCAGTTTCTGCCTGATTTAAAGATGTCGTTTAACTTAAAGTTGGCggttttaatgtttttcatttttccattttctttttattttcaactgGCGTTATTTTTTGCCCTAAAGCCAAAATATATCAATGAACGCCTAAAGCAGCCCATTTCCAAAAGTCCAGAATTTTCAGCGCTCTCTCTTGGTATGATGTCACCGAGCacagtcttggtctttaccGTTTTAATACTACCATGTTGGACAACAGTTTTGCTTTTAAAACCGAAGGATTTGTTCCTGACTCATTGTCGCCTATGTAATAGAGTATACTTACATTCTGTTAGTATTGGAAATGAAACCCTTTATCATTTAAAATTGTTCCCGGAAGAGGGGTACATTCTTTTGTTAGTTTATCGTTACCTGTACAAAAGAGGCCTAAAAAAACTTGCCTGCTACTCAAAGAAAAATTATAGGGGATCACGAATGAGGCGAGCTCTGTTCAGTTTGTGGCTTATATTTCCAATTTTATTCACGCTATTCCTTGGCCTTGTTTGGGGAGTAATCTGTTTGCTTCTTCTTTTagtttcagtaatttttttggcttttaagTTATCACCCGCAATGACCTTGCCTCATTGCATCTCTATGAAAATTTTGACAAAGATCTCTAGCGTAAGGGATAGAATTAGCGGCATGTCGTTTATCCTTTGCCGGTTTCTCTTTATTCTGTTGTTTATATATCTGCTGTTTGTAGCAACATTTCTGTTATATGGAGTAATGACATTATGTACCTTTTTTGCCGGAATATTAGGATTCACAACAATGGGATTAGCTCTAAACGCAGAAATTGTAACTCCTTATGTATCTTTCCTTGTGGTTGTCACAACAAACGTCTATTTTTGTTATGCTAATTTGCAGAGAAATTACATGGAAGTTAAAGAATTTATCTTAAAATACAGGCAGCAAGAATTAGATTCCAACAGTGGTGCTGATCAGAGCACAATTCCAACAAATCTATTTTGGTCTGTTAGTGACGAAGTGCTTCCAGTTAAAACTGAAATCTGCCTGATGCTTCGCGACATTGCTGTTATTCTCACATTTCTGTTTTTAACGATATCTTCTATAATTTTCTTTAGAAATGAGTACGAAATTTCGACGCTTGTGTCTACCATTGCCGTGTTTATAAGTGGCGCAATTCCCAGCCTGTTTCTTAAAGGACTGACTAGAGGGAAAAATTTTAGTGGCTGGAGAAGGGTCCTActagaaaggaaaattaaagcGGCAGTGAGAAAATACGTGCGAGAAGGTAGCCGAGTGGGTATAAACAGAGAAACTACTGTAGAGGGGAGTTCGTTCCAAAATGACAGTTACATACTTGTATAA
- the LOC140925591 gene encoding uncharacterized protein yields the protein MYTEKANGISRDVIGYQTGWTGVQQGCAISGFLFLLCLDWLMRKATEDKRRGIRLNFRAMLEDLDFADDIALLSSTYSDLQKMTGRLAEEAAREALKLNARKCKTLRTEYTSSRKNIVVDGVEVDNIE from the exons ATGTACACAGAGAAGGCCAATGGAATATCACGAGACGTTATAGGATACCAGACAGGATG GACTGGGGTACAACAGGGGTGCGCAATTTCGGGATTCCTATTCTTACTGTGCTTGGATTGGCTCATGAGGAAGGCAACAGAAGACAAGAGAAGAGGGATAAGGTTGAATTTCAGAGCAATGCTGGAGGACCTCGATTTCGCAGATGACATTGCACTACTGTCATCTACGTACAGTGACTTGCAGAAAATGACTGGGAGATTGGCGGAGGAAGCAGCCAGAGAAGCACTCAAACTTAATGCGAGAAAATGCAAGACACTAAGGACTGAGTATACTAGTAGCAGGAAGAATATTGTAGTGGATGGCGTAGAAGTGGATAACATTGAGTAG